A stretch of Paenibacillus peoriae DNA encodes these proteins:
- a CDS encoding histidine phosphatase family protein: MKRLVYACMLSLLLMTPIQIVGAAINTAEARPVKPELLSSLRQGGYILFVRHGEATLGEDQPNLVLGDCSLQRNLSEEGKRQASLFGERIKSLQIPIQTPVIASPFCRTRETAELAFGAENVHVDPFWVRIYNLSGNVTAAEKESTLAELTSVLEKVPPSGTNKVIIAHSFPQGIGLGEIPNLGTVVVKPRGQGNGFDIVDRISFAELSTVP; this comes from the coding sequence ATGAAAAGGTTAGTTTATGCATGCATGCTTTCTTTACTTCTTATGACTCCGATACAAATCGTGGGAGCAGCTATAAATACAGCGGAAGCTAGACCAGTTAAACCAGAGTTACTAAGTTCTCTTCGTCAGGGTGGATACATTCTGTTCGTTAGGCATGGTGAAGCAACGCTAGGAGAAGATCAACCTAATCTCGTCTTAGGTGATTGCTCACTCCAAAGGAATCTTTCCGAGGAAGGTAAAAGACAAGCCTCACTTTTTGGGGAAAGGATAAAGAGCTTACAAATCCCCATTCAAACTCCAGTTATAGCAAGTCCCTTTTGTCGAACAAGGGAAACGGCAGAATTAGCTTTTGGAGCAGAAAATGTTCATGTAGATCCCTTCTGGGTTAGAATTTACAATCTAAGTGGTAATGTAACCGCAGCAGAGAAGGAAAGTACATTAGCCGAACTGACTTCTGTGTTAGAGAAAGTTCCACCTTCTGGGACCAACAAAGTTATCATTGCTCACAGTTTCCCTCAAGGCATTGGTTTGGGCGAGATTCCGAACTTGGGTACTGTAGTTGTGAAGCCAAGAGGACAGGGAAACGGTTTTGATATTGTAGACAGGATATCTTTTGCTGAGTTGTCGACTGTGCCGTGA
- a CDS encoding DsrE/DsrF/DrsH-like family protein encodes MDKRMNLLMFSGDYDKAMAGLILANTARELDVDVTMFFAFWGLSLVRDPEKMTLEDKTIYEKLMDLMTPKGPESLPLSHMNFSGLGKLMLTEMLEDNEAPKLIHFLKGARKKNVKFYACKLSVDIMGFKPEEFIPELEIIEAKTYLKDALESDMQLFI; translated from the coding sequence GTGGATAAAAGGATGAATCTGCTTATGTTCAGCGGCGATTATGATAAGGCAATGGCTGGACTGATTCTGGCAAATACAGCGCGGGAATTGGATGTGGATGTGACGATGTTTTTTGCGTTCTGGGGATTATCACTGGTTCGTGATCCCGAGAAGATGACGCTTGAGGATAAGACGATTTACGAGAAACTCATGGACTTGATGACGCCCAAAGGGCCTGAATCCTTACCGCTGTCCCATATGAATTTTAGTGGTCTGGGCAAACTGATGCTAACGGAAATGTTGGAAGACAATGAAGCCCCAAAGCTGATCCACTTCCTAAAAGGTGCCCGGAAGAAAAACGTCAAATTTTATGCCTGTAAGCTATCGGTGGATATTATGGGTTTTAAACCGGAAGAATTTATACCTGAACTGGAAATTATCGAGGCCAAAACGTATCTAAAAGATGCGCTCGAATCCGATATGCAGTTGTTTATATAG
- a CDS encoding aminotransferase class V-fold PLP-dependent enzyme, which yields MLMARIGSSNCRYQPSNEAYFQRYRESTIGYHQTFESPYGQKKLIYADWAASGRLYGPIESKIAHELGPFVANTHTESNLTGTLMTQAYEEAKQIIKSHVHANERDIILFAGSGMTGAVNKLQRLLGLKIHEKLKPLYPIAKKERPVIFVTHMEHHSNHISWAETVGDVVCLPPGPGGIVDPTHLERLLLQFRHRPIKIGAFTACSNVTGFEVPIYQLSRKMHEHGGVCFIDFSASAPYAEINMHPTDPLEKLDGIVFSPHKFLGGPGTSGVLIMDSRLCLSCAPDQPGGGTVSWTNPWGGYEYKDNTEAREDGGTPAFLQAVRTALCIRLKEQMGYNRMLERKKELTSLLLKSLSTIPGLHILGGSSQERMGIVSFVVGPIHYNLIVKLLNDRFGIQVRGGCSCAGPYGHYLLGIDPQTSKQMTDLIDAGDLSRKPGWVRLSLHPMMTNQEVSYIASSIRAIVENIVTWQKDYTYQPESNEWRSINEHNKIDISKWFNFSD from the coding sequence ATGCTCATGGCTCGAATTGGAAGCAGTAATTGTAGGTATCAGCCTTCTAACGAGGCTTATTTCCAAAGGTATCGCGAAAGTACAATCGGATATCACCAGACCTTTGAATCTCCATATGGGCAAAAAAAGCTGATTTATGCGGATTGGGCAGCCAGTGGCCGTCTGTATGGACCCATCGAGTCGAAAATAGCTCATGAATTAGGCCCTTTTGTGGCGAATACGCATACGGAGTCTAATTTGACAGGAACTCTGATGACCCAAGCCTATGAAGAAGCGAAACAAATCATTAAGAGCCACGTTCATGCCAATGAACGTGATATCATCCTGTTCGCCGGGTCAGGTATGACAGGTGCAGTGAACAAGCTTCAGCGACTGTTAGGATTGAAAATACATGAAAAATTAAAGCCCCTCTACCCCATCGCCAAAAAAGAGCGCCCCGTTATTTTCGTTACACATATGGAGCATCATTCCAATCATATTTCCTGGGCAGAAACCGTTGGAGACGTTGTATGTCTTCCTCCGGGTCCCGGCGGGATTGTCGATCCAACTCATCTCGAACGACTGCTGCTTCAATTCCGGCATCGCCCTATCAAAATCGGCGCCTTTACCGCCTGCTCTAATGTTACAGGGTTCGAAGTACCGATTTACCAGCTATCTCGCAAAATGCACGAACATGGCGGCGTTTGTTTCATTGATTTTTCAGCAAGCGCACCTTATGCCGAGATTAACATGCACCCCACAGATCCTCTCGAGAAACTGGACGGGATTGTATTTTCACCCCACAAATTTCTTGGGGGTCCCGGTACAAGCGGCGTTTTAATTATGGATTCGAGACTATGCCTTAGTTGTGCTCCGGATCAGCCCGGAGGGGGTACAGTTAGCTGGACCAATCCTTGGGGTGGATACGAGTATAAGGATAATACTGAAGCCCGTGAGGATGGAGGAACCCCTGCCTTTCTACAGGCCGTTCGAACGGCGCTCTGCATTCGGCTGAAAGAACAAATGGGATACAACCGCATGTTGGAGCGAAAAAAGGAACTGACATCATTATTACTAAAAAGCTTGAGTACCATACCAGGACTACACATTTTAGGAGGAAGCAGCCAAGAACGAATGGGAATCGTTTCTTTCGTTGTCGGTCCTATTCACTATAACCTGATCGTAAAACTATTGAATGATCGGTTTGGTATTCAGGTCCGGGGCGGCTGCTCTTGTGCAGGCCCCTACGGACATTATTTGCTGGGCATCGACCCCCAAACGTCTAAACAAATGACAGACCTGATCGATGCAGGAGACTTATCTCGAAAACCGGGCTGGGTGCGTCTGTCGCTCCATCCCATGATGACGAATCAGGAAGTCTCCTATATCGCCTCTTCCATACGGGCAATCGTAGAAAACATCGTGACCTGGCAAAAAGATTATACCTATCAACCAGAATCAAACGAATGGAGATCTATAAATGAACATAACAAAATAGACATCAGCAAATGGTTCAATTTTAGCGATTAA
- a CDS encoding DUF1036 domain-containing protein produces MGLNFRNSTNAAIFVVFAYPDFSCTPVNYSKAGWYRVNPGQTIQVWSGFAGGNTFFYYAEDDFGREWRGSYFTQVPENAFNWCWDTGCTTCRSVGLRRIAVSPFVLDYTINFVTSSSQRKPASSTLRMTLPSKAIQEKPILRRVPAKPKRLKQGKTLLQKRITHKKRTK; encoded by the coding sequence ATGGGTCTCAATTTTCGCAACAGTACCAATGCGGCTATCTTTGTGGTCTTTGCCTATCCGGACTTCAGCTGTACTCCTGTTAACTATTCTAAAGCAGGCTGGTACCGTGTTAACCCTGGACAGACTATTCAGGTTTGGAGCGGCTTCGCAGGAGGGAATACGTTCTTTTATTACGCTGAAGATGATTTTGGACGCGAATGGCGGGGTTCATATTTCACTCAAGTTCCTGAGAATGCCTTCAATTGGTGCTGGGATACAGGTTGTACCACTTGTAGAAGCGTGGGACTGCGGAGAATCGCAGTTAGTCCGTTCGTCTTGGACTACACCATCAACTTTGTAACGAGCAGCAGTCAAAGAAAACCTGCATCATCCACACTCCGCATGACATTGCCTTCCAAGGCAATCCAAGAGAAACCTATCCTGCGCAGAGTCCCTGCTAAACCTAAGAGACTAAAACAAGGTAAAACCCTGTTGCAAAAGCGCATCACGCATAAAAAACGGACAAAATAA
- a CDS encoding LLM class flavin-dependent oxidoreductase, protein MEIGISTFVETTPDPQTGEVISHAQRIREVVEEIVLADQVGLDVYGVGEHHRKDYAASAPAVILAAAAAQTQRIRLTSAVTVLSSDDPVRVFQDFATLDGISNGRAEIMAGRGSFIESFPLFGYDLDNYDELFDEKLELLLKIRESEKVTWKGGHRPAIHNLSVYPRPVQNPLPVWIGSGGNQESVVRAGLLGLPLVLAIIGGSPVQFAPLVELYKKAARHAGHDASLLPVASHSHGFIAETTELAADKFFPSTQQSMNVLGRERGWGPYTRSSFDAARSFEGALYVGDSDTVAQKIIHLRKQVGITRFLLHVPVGTMPHDDVMRAIELLGTEVAPRVREEISKWESESK, encoded by the coding sequence GTGGAGATAGGGATAAGCACGTTTGTAGAAACAACGCCGGATCCCCAAACGGGGGAGGTTATCAGTCACGCACAACGAATACGTGAAGTGGTCGAGGAGATTGTGCTTGCAGATCAGGTAGGGCTGGATGTGTACGGCGTCGGGGAGCATCATCGTAAAGATTATGCGGCATCTGCACCTGCTGTTATCCTCGCTGCTGCTGCTGCACAGACCCAACGGATTCGGTTAACCAGTGCAGTTACGGTACTTTCATCGGATGATCCCGTACGTGTGTTTCAGGATTTTGCTACACTGGACGGCATTTCGAATGGACGAGCTGAGATTATGGCAGGCCGGGGCTCTTTTATCGAATCGTTCCCGTTATTTGGGTATGATTTGGATAACTACGATGAGTTATTTGATGAAAAACTGGAGCTGTTATTGAAAATCCGAGAATCCGAGAAAGTCACCTGGAAGGGCGGACATCGGCCTGCAATTCACAATTTGAGCGTGTATCCGCGTCCAGTTCAAAATCCGTTGCCCGTATGGATTGGGAGTGGGGGGAATCAGGAATCTGTGGTTCGTGCAGGATTGCTCGGTTTGCCATTGGTTCTGGCGATTATCGGGGGTAGCCCTGTACAGTTTGCCCCGTTGGTGGAACTATATAAAAAAGCCGCGAGGCATGCCGGTCATGATGCATCGCTGCTTCCGGTTGCATCACACTCACATGGTTTTATCGCAGAGACTACTGAGCTGGCAGCGGATAAGTTCTTCCCTTCCACTCAGCAGAGCATGAATGTGCTTGGGCGTGAACGCGGTTGGGGCCCTTACACTCGCTCCAGCTTCGATGCCGCACGCAGCTTTGAAGGAGCGTTATATGTAGGCGATTCCGACACGGTTGCCCAAAAAATCATTCATCTGCGTAAACAGGTAGGCATTACACGTTTTTTGTTACACGTACCCGTCGGGACGATGCCGCATGATGATGTCATGAGAGCTATTGAGCTATTGGGAACAGAGGTAGCACCACGGGTTCGTGAAGAGATATCCAAGTGGGAATCCGAGAGTAAATAG